The Amycolatopsis umgeniensis DNA segment GCGACGAACTGCCCGAGGGCAAGGTCGTTTCGGTCGTTTCGGGCGGCAACCTGGACCCGGCGACGCTGACCGAGCTTCTGGCTTAGCCCGGGTGACCGGCGGGGCGGACGTGCGTCGGCGGCGAGTCGACCCCGCAGTGGAGACATTCACCCGGATGCGGTGACCCGGCGGTGTCCTCGGCAGGCGTGTCGAGGACACCGTTGTGGATACCGAGCGCGATCAGCCCACCGCCGATCGCCAGCGCCGCGCACACCAGCAGCGCCGTGCGCCAGCCCGAGGTCAGCGCCACCGGATCGGTGTAGGCGGCGCCGGACAGTCCGGCGACGGCGGGCAGCACCGCGATCGCGAGCAGGCCGCCGGAGCGGGCGATGGCGTTGTTGACGCCGGAGGCCACGCCCGCGTAGCGGTCCGGCGCGGCGGCCAGCACCGTCGCGGTCACCGGCGCGACGACCGTCGCCAGCCCGGCGCCGAACACCACGACGGCGGGCAGCACCGACCCGAGATACGACGACCCCGGCCCGACGCGCATCAGCAGGAGCATGCCCACGCCGACCAGGATCGGGCCGATGACGAGTTGCGCGCGCGGCCCGATCCGCTGCGCGAGCGCGCCGGACCGGCCGGAGAACAGCAGCATGATGACGGTGATCGGCAGTCCGGCGAGTCCGGCGGCGGTCGGCGAATAGCCCAGCGAAACCTGCAACTGCATGACCATCAGCATCATCACACCGCCGAGTGCCGCGTAGACGACGAAGGTCAGCGCGTTGGCGAGGGTGAACGTCCGGTCGCGGAACAGTTTCGGCGGCACCAGCGGATCGGCCGAGCGGTGCTGGATCACCAGGAACGCCCCCAGCCCCGCGACGCCGAGCACGATGGCCACCAGGACGACGGCGTCCCCGATACCGCGTCCGGGCGCCTCGACCAGCGCGCCGGTCAGGCCGGCGAGGCCGATCGCGCCGACGGCGGCCGCGGTGAAGTCCGGATGCCCTGTCGCCTCCTCGTCACGGGACTCGGGCACGTAGCGCCGGGCGAGCAGGACGCAGACGGCGGCCAGCGGCAGGTTGATCAGGAACGCCAGCCGCCACGACCACACCTGCACCAGCACGCCGCCGAGCAGCGGGCCGATCGCCGCCGCGATCCCGCCGAGCCCGGACCACGCGCCGATCGCGCGAGCCCGGTCTTCGTGGGCGAAGGAGGCTTGGAGGATCGCGAGCGAGCCGGGCGTGAGCAAAGCTCCCCCGATCCCTTGGAGGATCCGCGTCGCGACGAGCATCTCGGTGGTCGTCGCGGCGGCGCACAGCCCGGACGCGATCCCGAACCACACGACGCCGACGAGGAACATCCGGCGGCGGCCGTAGCGGTCGCCGAGCGAACCGGCGACGAGGATCAGCGCGGCGAGCGCGAGCAGGTAGCCGTCGAGGATCCATTGCAGGCCCGCGACGGACGCTTCGAGTTCTTCGCCGATCCTCGGCAACGCGACGTTGATGATCGTCCCGTCGAGCATCGCCATGCCCGAGCCCACGATGGTGGTCGCGAGCACGCCGCGCGCCACCGGCGTCCCCCAGCGGATACCCGCCGCCGTGTCAGTCATGGGACGACTGAATCACGACGGACGAGGCCGGGCCACCGCGAAATCGACACATTTCCCGGCAAAGCGATATCTGACACGTCAGATAATTAAGGACCGAACCAGCGTCAGCGCGCCTCAGGCAAGAGCGTCGTGACGAACTTGTAACGATCACCGCGGTAGATCGCCCTCGCGAACTCGACCGGTTTTCCGTCGGTGGCGAAAGAATGCCTCGAAAGGAGCAACATCGGCATTCCGACGTCGGCGCCCAGCATCTCCGCTTCGTGCGGGCCGGCAAGCGCTGTCTCGATCGTTTCCTCGGCCCTTTCCAGCTCCACGCCGTAGTGCTCCCTCAGTACGGCGTACAGCGAACCACCTGCGGAAACGTGTTTGCGCAAACCGCGGAACCGGCCGAGCGGGAGATGCGTGGTCTCCAGCGCCATCGGCTGCGAATCGGCCAGCCGGAGACGGCGGAGGCGAAGGATTTTCGCGCCCACCCGGATTCCGAGCAGTTTCGCCAGATCGGCCTCCACCGGCAGTTCGTCGATCTCCAGCAGTTTCGACGACGGCTTGAGGCCCTGCTTGCGCATGTCCTCGGTGTAGGACGACAACTGCAGGCGCTGCGCGAGTTTCGGCTCGGCGGCGAAGGTGCCCTTGCCCTGGACGCGGTGGAGCCTGCCCTCGGCGGTCAGGTCGGCGAGCGCCTGCCGGACCGTGGTGCGCGAAACGGTGAATTCCCCCGCCAGCGCCCGTTCCGTCGGAATCGGCGAGCCCGGCGGCAACGCGTCGAGCAGATCGAGCAGATGCTGTTTCAGCGCCCAGTACTTGGGTTCGCGCTGTCCGCGCATCCCTGCCGTAGCGCCCGCCTCACTCGCGGTGGTTGTCTCCAACATGACCGACTCCCTAAGCCTTCCCACTCAAACGCGCACCTGCCCCGCTAGGAAACGTACCCTTCACCACAAACGTCCATTCGGGCTAGCATTGGTCTAGACCTACTCGGGGGACGAAGTACGTCCCGGTGGAAGGGAACGAGATGACCGAACAGCGCCCCGGCGAGCACATGGCCGCGGAGATCTCCCAGCAACCCGCCATTCTGGCAGGAATCGTGGAGCGACAGGCCGAAATCGCCGAGGTGGCCGAAGCCATCTCCCAGCGCCCGCCCAGGTTCGCACTGCTCGCCGCCCGCGGCTCCAGTGACCACGCCGCCTTGTATGCGAAGTACCTGATCGAAGTACTCCTCGGTCTCCCCTGCGGTCTCGTCTCTCCCTCGACCGCGACTTTGTACGGCGCCCGTCCCGATCTGCGGGACGTTCTCTTCATCACAGTAAGCCAAAGCGGTGGTTCGCCGGATCTCATCGAGGTCACCGAAACCGCGCGTCGCCAGGGGGCGCTGACCGTCTCGGTCACCAACACCCCGGAGTCCCCGCTGCGCGCGGCCGCCGAGCTCGGCGTCGACATCGGCGCGGGGCTGGAAAAGGCGGTGGCCGCCACGAAGACGTACTCGGCCACCTTGCTCTCCCTTTACCTGCTGATCGACGCGGTCCGCGGCGGCAAGGGCGAAGACGCGGCGAAGCTGGGCGAGCTCGCGCAGCAGACCCTCGACAGCGCGGACGAAGGCGTGCAGCGCGCGGTGGACCGGTACCGCTTCGTCGACCGGGTGCTCACCACCGGCCGCGGCTACTCCTACGCCTCGGCGCTGGAAGGTTCCTTGAAACTGGCGGAAACCAGTTACCTCGCGGCCCGCGCGTACAGCGGCGCGGACCTGTTGCACGGTCCGGTCGCCGCTGTCGACGGCGAGACCGCGGTGCTCGCCGTGACGAGTCAGGGACACGGCGTCGGCGCGATGCAGGAGGTCCTCGAGGCCGTCGGCAAACGCGGCGCGGACGTGCTCGCGGTCGGTTCCGCTTCGGCCGACGTCCCCGCGGCGCTGCGGATCGGGGTCGCCCCGTCCGCCGAAGAGGTCGCGCCGATCCTGGAGATCCTGCCCATCCAGCGGATCGCGCTCGGCCTTTCGCTGGCACGCGGCGGTGACCCGGACAGCCCCCGCGGGCTGCTCAAGGTGACCAAGACCCGGTGACCCACGTAGTAGGTGTGGACGCCGGAGGCACGTCGACGCGAGCGATCGCCGTCGACGCCTCCGGCGCCGTCCTCGGCGCGGGGCGCGCGGACGGGGCGAACCCCAACTCCCATCCGCCAGCCGAGGCCGCGGCGCGGATCGCGAGCGCGATCACCGGCGCGCTGGGCGGACTGGACCCGGCCGCGACGGCGGCGTGCGTGGTCGGCATGGCGGGCGTCAGCAAGCTGAGCGATCCGTCGGTCGCGGAGATCTTCGAAACCGCTTGGAAGAACGCGGGGATCAGTCCTGTGCGGACGGTCCCCGACGCCGAAGTCGCCTACGCGTCGGCCACTTCCGCGCCGGACGGTTCGGTACTCGTGGCGGGCACCGGATCGATCGCCGGGCGGGTCCGCGGCAGGCGCATGGTTTCCACCGCCGGCGGCTACGGCTGGTTGCTCGGTGACGAAGGCTCGGCGTACTGGCTCGGCCGTGAGGCCGTTCGCTCCACTTTGGATGTTCTGGGCCGGGGAGGCGAACTCGGCCCGCTCGCGCGCGCCGTTCTCGCCGAGGCACTCGGACCGTCCGCAGTGGACCCGGCGGGCGGCCCGGCCGCGCTGTGGCGCGCGCTCATCACGAACGTCAACTCCGAAGCGCCGATCCGGCTCGCCAGGTTCGCCCCGTTCGTCAGCGAGGCCGACCGCGGCGGAGACCCGGCCGCGGACGGGATCACCACCCGAGCGGCCGCCTTGCTGGTGACGAACGTCATGGCCGCGCGCGAACCCGGCGAGAACACGCCGATCGTCCTGGTGGGCGCCGTGTTGTCACCCGCCGGTCCGGTGGGGGCGAAAGTCCGCGCCGAACTCGCCGGCCACGAGGTCCTGACCAGCACCGACGGGGTCCTGGGCGCCGCGTGGCTCGCCGCCGTCGACGCGTACGGAGAAGGGGCGCCGCGCCCGGTGCCCGCCTGAAAAACACCAAAAAAGAGCGGTAAAAGACCAAACCATCGACTCCGGGCCCGAACTCCGGGTACCGTAGGACCCGGCCCCCGGACCCTCCCCCCTCGCCGGGGGCCGCCTTATGTCCTGGGTAGCCCGTCGGGCTCGGAGTCCGAGGGATCCCCGTTCTCCTCCACCACCCGCAGACCGGGGTGTTCCGGCGGCAGTGTGTGGTACAGCACCCAGCCGCTGACGGCGACGGTCACCGCGACCAGCGGCCACGACAGCACCGTCCGCGCGATGCCGAGAGCGACCACCTGTCCGCTCCACCACAGCGAGCCGTAGACGACGACGCGCAGCGTGTACTGCAGGAAGACCCACACCCAGCTGGCCCGCGAGTACGCGCGCAGCAATTCGGGATCGCGGCGCCACCGGGTCTTCTGCCCGATGACGAGCCCGACGACGACGCCGAGCAACGGCCACCGGATCACGATGCTGGCCGCCCACAACAGCGCGCTGGCCACATTGGACAGCAGCTGGATGAGGAAGAAGTCTTCGGCGCGGCCGGTGTGCAGGGCGATCAGCGCGGCGGCGATCACCGCGGCGAGGCTCACCACGACGGCGCGCGCCTTGTCGCCGCGCGCGACGCGGTACCCGCCGAGCACCACCGCCACTCCGATGGCCACTCCGGCGCCCCAGGCGATCGACTGGCCCGCGATCAGCCAGCCGAGGACGAAGGCCGCGGGCGGGATGCTCGCGTCGATGGCGCCACGCCGCCCGCCGAGGATCTGGGCGAGCGACTCGCGCGGGGGTCGTGAGGTCACCCTTACAGCCTGCCGGATCCATGACCCTCGACACCCGGGCGGGGAGACTTTCGCCACATACCGTGTCCGTTTCACGCCCACTTGAGGGGAATCTCCGCAGTCCAGAGGTGTACATCCCGGTAATGGAGATGCATGGACGTCCGACAAAATAAGAGACTGTGTCAACGGGCTGAACCACCGGTTTCGCTCAGGTGGGATTGCAGGGGCGCTCTCAGCTGTTAGTTGTGGTGTACAAGTACCAACCGGGGGCACACGGACGGAAGGGGACCCAACGTGTACGGATTCGACAGCTATGTGGCGATCGGTGACAGCTTCACCGAAGGACTCAACGATGATCTGCCCGACGGCACCTTCAGGGGCTGGGCGGACAGGTTGGCGGAGATCCTGGCCGAAGGCAGGCCCGATTTCCAGTACGCGAACCTCGCCCTCCGGGGGAAGATGCTCGACGAAATCCTCGAAGAGCAGCTGCCGATCGCGCTCGCGGTGAAGCCCGACCTGGTCACCCTGTGCGCGGGCGGGAACGACATCATCGTGCCCGGCGCGGACGTGGACGCCGTCGCCGCGCGGCTGGAGGCGGGGGTCGCCAAGCTGCGCGAGGCCGGGATCCCGGTGCTCATCTTCAACGGGCCGGACACGAAGTACCTGTCCGTGATGCACGTCCTGCGCGGCAAGGTCGGCATCTACAACGCACATCTGTGGGCGATCGCCGATCGCCACGGAGCGAAGATGGTCGACATGTGGGCGATGGCCCCGCTGCACGACCGCCGCGCGTGGAGCGACGACAGGCTGCACTTCACCCCCGAGGCCCACCGGCGGATCGCGTTGCGCGCGGCCGAGGTTCTCGGCGTCCCGGTCGCCGACGACTGGCGCGAGCCGTGGCCGGCGTCCGAGCAGCCGAGCACTTGGATCACTTCGCGCCGCTCCGACCTCGAGTGGACGAAGGCGCACCTGTTGCCGTGGATCCGGCGTCAGCTCAAGGGGGAGTCCATGGGCGACGGTCTGTCCCCGAAGCGCCCCGAGCTCGCGCCGTTGCTCCCGCTGGAGCAGATCGAGGCGGCGGCCGTCTCCCTCCCGGCCGAGCAGCTGCTTCCGGCCCGGGAGATCCACCACCACGCGAGCTGAAGGGGACTTTCCCCTCATCTGGCGCCACGAAGGGGCCCTTCACCGCATGTGATGCGGTCAAGGGCCCCTTCGTGGTCCCTGCCCACCTGACCCTGCGTTCGCGGGCGTTGCTCCCGGCCAGCCCTCACTTCCCCGGCACCTCCGCATGTCGCGAAAGCCACTTTCGCGACGCCAGATGTCCCGAAAGTGGCTTTCGCGACACCGCGACCCCACCGCGCCGCGCCGTGGAGCGACCCCTTCGGCGTTCCTGCGTCCCGACCGGCCCCGACGTCCGCGAACGTTGCGAAAGTGGCTTTCGCAACGGTGAAGGTTGCGAAAGTGGCTTTCGCAACGCGGACCCGACCAGCCCACACCCCAGACCCACTTCCCCGCCACCACCGCACGTCGCGAAAGCCACTTTCGCGACGCCAGATGTCCCGAAAGTGGCTTTCGCGACACCGCGACCCCACAGCGCCACGCCACGAAGCGGCCTTCCGGCCTCCATGTCACCCGACCGGGTTATGTCCTGAGCGTCCAATGCACGGGCGGCGTACGCGGCTTACAGTCCCTTCATGCCCGGTACACGCTGGAGCCGCTTGCTGCCTACAGCGCTGCTGGTCACGCTCGCCCTGACGGCGATTTCCGTCTGGTCGGCCTCGGACGACATCGAGGCCGAGCTTTCGGCGCGTGCGAAAAGCGCGCTCGCCGACGTCGGCGTCACCGGCGGTCAGGTGAGCTTCTCCGGCCGCGACGCGAGCCTCGCCGGCTTCCCGCCGGACAAGGCCGCGCAGGCGATGGACGCCATCCAGCGGATCGACGGGGTCCGCACGGTCGAGATCTCCGGCGACACCGCCCCGCCCGCCGGACCGGTGACGACCAGCGGCGAGCCGTCGAGCCCGCCGCCCGCGCCGCCGAGCCCGCCGCCCAGTCCCACGCCGACTTCGGCCAAACCGACGGACAAGGCCGGTTTCCAGGCCGAAATCGACCGCCTGCTGACCGCCACGCCGATCACGTTCGAACCGGACACCACCGAACTGACCGCGGACGGCGAACGCGGCGCGCTGGAGATCGCGAAGCTGCTCGAGGACGCGCCTCCCGAACTGCGGTTCCGGATCACCGGGCAGGTGGCGTCCGGTTCGGACAAGAAGCTCTCGCTGAGCCGGGCGCTGACTGTGGAGCGGCTGCTGGAGCGCAGCGGGGTCAAACGCGACCAGGCGTACTCCACCCAACGCAGGAACTCCGACGGCGCGAGCGGCGAGGGCCGCCGCGTCGACATCACGGCTGAACAGAGGTGATGGCTGAATGCTCTGGCTCTTCGGGCAGATCTGGCTCTGGCTGCTCATCTCGTTCGCTCTCGGCTGCGGCGTCACCTGGCTGTTGATGCGCGGCGAGCGACAGGAGCGTCCGGCACCCGAGCCGGAACGCGTCGCCGCGGCGCCCGTCGAGCCGGAACCCGAACCCGTGCCCGAACTGCTGTCCACCGAACAGACGCAGTTCATCCCGCCCGCGCGGGTCCAGGACGAAGACGAGCCGTACGACCAGGAAGCGGAAGGCCACCGCGAAGGTCAGCTGACCCCGGAACCGGTGTGGGCCCACCACCCGCGGGAGCCGGAACCGGCGGGCCGGAACGGCGACCGCGGCAACGAACCCGAGCCTGTCTGGCCCAGTGACGAGGACTGGCCGCCCGCCGGACGCGCGTCCGAACACCGGCCGGGGCAGGGCGGCTGACACTCGCCTGGTAAATTCGGCTACGCACTGTGAGCGTGAAGCCGGGTACGTTTCTTCGATCGGGAGCTCCGGCACACGAAGGAGGCTCCGATTGGCGCTCCCCTATTGGACGCCGCACAA contains these protein-coding regions:
- a CDS encoding GntR family transcriptional regulator codes for the protein MLETTTASEAGATAGMRGQREPKYWALKQHLLDLLDALPPGSPIPTERALAGEFTVSRTTVRQALADLTAEGRLHRVQGKGTFAAEPKLAQRLQLSSYTEDMRKQGLKPSSKLLEIDELPVEADLAKLLGIRVGAKILRLRRLRLADSQPMALETTHLPLGRFRGLRKHVSAGGSLYAVLREHYGVELERAEETIETALAGPHEAEMLGADVGMPMLLLSRHSFATDGKPVEFARAIYRGDRYKFVTTLLPEAR
- a CDS encoding BadF/BadG/BcrA/BcrD ATPase family protein; this encodes MTHVVGVDAGGTSTRAIAVDASGAVLGAGRADGANPNSHPPAEAAARIASAITGALGGLDPAATAACVVGMAGVSKLSDPSVAEIFETAWKNAGISPVRTVPDAEVAYASATSAPDGSVLVAGTGSIAGRVRGRRMVSTAGGYGWLLGDEGSAYWLGREAVRSTLDVLGRGGELGPLARAVLAEALGPSAVDPAGGPAALWRALITNVNSEAPIRLARFAPFVSEADRGGDPAADGITTRAAALLVTNVMAAREPGENTPIVLVGAVLSPAGPVGAKVRAELAGHEVLTSTDGVLGAAWLAAVDAYGEGAPRPVPA
- a CDS encoding OmpA family protein, producing MPGTRWSRLLPTALLVTLALTAISVWSASDDIEAELSARAKSALADVGVTGGQVSFSGRDASLAGFPPDKAAQAMDAIQRIDGVRTVEISGDTAPPAGPVTTSGEPSSPPPAPPSPPPSPTPTSAKPTDKAGFQAEIDRLLTATPITFEPDTTELTADGERGALEIAKLLEDAPPELRFRITGQVASGSDKKLSLSRALTVERLLERSGVKRDQAYSTQRRNSDGASGEGRRVDITAEQR
- a CDS encoding GDSL-type esterase/lipase family protein, giving the protein MYGFDSYVAIGDSFTEGLNDDLPDGTFRGWADRLAEILAEGRPDFQYANLALRGKMLDEILEEQLPIALAVKPDLVTLCAGGNDIIVPGADVDAVAARLEAGVAKLREAGIPVLIFNGPDTKYLSVMHVLRGKVGIYNAHLWAIADRHGAKMVDMWAMAPLHDRRAWSDDRLHFTPEAHRRIALRAAEVLGVPVADDWREPWPASEQPSTWITSRRSDLEWTKAHLLPWIRRQLKGESMGDGLSPKRPELAPLLPLEQIEAAAVSLPAEQLLPAREIHHHAS
- a CDS encoding MFS transporter, coding for MTDTAAGIRWGTPVARGVLATTIVGSGMAMLDGTIINVALPRIGEELEASVAGLQWILDGYLLALAALILVAGSLGDRYGRRRMFLVGVVWFGIASGLCAAATTTEMLVATRILQGIGGALLTPGSLAILQASFAHEDRARAIGAWSGLGGIAAAIGPLLGGVLVQVWSWRLAFLINLPLAAVCVLLARRYVPESRDEEATGHPDFTAAAVGAIGLAGLTGALVEAPGRGIGDAVVLVAIVLGVAGLGAFLVIQHRSADPLVPPKLFRDRTFTLANALTFVVYAALGGVMMLMVMQLQVSLGYSPTAAGLAGLPITVIMLLFSGRSGALAQRIGPRAQLVIGPILVGVGMLLLMRVGPGSSYLGSVLPAVVVFGAGLATVVAPVTATVLAAAPDRYAGVASGVNNAIARSGGLLAIAVLPAVAGLSGAAYTDPVALTSGWRTALLVCAALAIGGGLIALGIHNGVLDTPAEDTAGSPHPGECLHCGVDSPPTHVRPAGHPG
- a CDS encoding DUF3159 domain-containing protein, whose translation is MTSRPPRESLAQILGGRRGAIDASIPPAAFVLGWLIAGQSIAWGAGVAIGVAVVLGGYRVARGDKARAVVVSLAAVIAAALIALHTGRAEDFFLIQLLSNVASALLWAASIVIRWPLLGVVVGLVIGQKTRWRRDPELLRAYSRASWVWVFLQYTLRVVVYGSLWWSGQVVALGIARTVLSWPLVAVTVAVSGWVLYHTLPPEHPGLRVVEENGDPSDSEPDGLPRT
- a CDS encoding SIS domain-containing protein, with the translated sequence MTEQRPGEHMAAEISQQPAILAGIVERQAEIAEVAEAISQRPPRFALLAARGSSDHAALYAKYLIEVLLGLPCGLVSPSTATLYGARPDLRDVLFITVSQSGGSPDLIEVTETARRQGALTVSVTNTPESPLRAAAELGVDIGAGLEKAVAATKTYSATLLSLYLLIDAVRGGKGEDAAKLGELAQQTLDSADEGVQRAVDRYRFVDRVLTTGRGYSYASALEGSLKLAETSYLAARAYSGADLLHGPVAAVDGETAVLAVTSQGHGVGAMQEVLEAVGKRGADVLAVGSASADVPAALRIGVAPSAEEVAPILEILPIQRIALGLSLARGGDPDSPRGLLKVTKTR